The Aminithiophilus ramosus genome contains a region encoding:
- the cmr3 gene encoding type III-B CRISPR module-associated protein Cmr3, producing the protein MKSTLRAIARDPLIARDSRPFGFGQRMHSLDWLRPSTVAGSLRTLLGKATGGVFDADLIAQLKSLSLAGPLPLRGKTLFVPAPKDILIREEKDGKKTERFVHRLLPQKLQDGEGTDFGADQLPFMQEGANFKPAPTPAFWSIDIMTRWLCGEEPSPIPPDPKELDEGMPYLAHPPKEDRIHVRIDSASGAAEEGMLFSSTGLDLRGIDLALRLEDRQGHFDTHLERLDALHPCGGERRLLRWKREQDLDGLWSCPEGVTESLSGLKPKTYLRLILATPARFASGWKPKWLDEKGTGTIPGTAVKVRLVSAVTGRWEPLSGWSYETGGPKPLSRLVPAGSVYFFEILEGNGGQIVPLWLEPISDDEEARKDGYGLALWGLC; encoded by the coding sequence ATGAAAAGCACCCTCAGGGCCATCGCCCGAGACCCCCTCATCGCCCGCGACAGCCGCCCCTTCGGCTTCGGGCAGCGGATGCACTCTCTCGACTGGCTTCGCCCCTCGACGGTGGCCGGATCGCTGCGGACCCTGCTGGGCAAAGCAACCGGCGGCGTCTTCGACGCTGACCTCATCGCCCAGCTCAAAAGCCTCTCCCTGGCCGGTCCCCTGCCGCTTCGGGGAAAAACGCTCTTCGTCCCGGCCCCGAAGGACATCCTCATCCGAGAAGAGAAGGACGGGAAAAAAACAGAACGCTTCGTCCATCGCCTGCTCCCCCAGAAGCTGCAAGACGGCGAGGGGACCGATTTCGGCGCCGACCAACTGCCTTTCATGCAAGAGGGAGCCAACTTCAAACCGGCTCCGACACCCGCCTTCTGGTCCATCGACATCATGACCCGCTGGCTCTGCGGCGAAGAGCCCTCCCCGATTCCGCCGGACCCGAAGGAGCTGGACGAGGGAATGCCCTACCTGGCCCACCCTCCCAAAGAGGACCGCATCCACGTCAGGATCGACAGCGCCAGCGGCGCCGCCGAGGAAGGCATGCTCTTCTCGTCGACGGGTCTCGACCTTCGAGGCATCGATCTGGCCCTGCGCCTCGAGGACAGACAGGGACATTTCGACACTCACCTCGAAAGGCTCGACGCCCTTCACCCCTGCGGCGGAGAGCGACGGCTCCTGCGCTGGAAAAGAGAACAGGACCTCGACGGCCTCTGGAGCTGCCCCGAAGGGGTCACCGAAAGCCTCTCCGGCCTCAAGCCGAAAACGTATCTGCGGCTGATCCTCGCCACCCCGGCCCGCTTCGCATCGGGCTGGAAGCCGAAGTGGCTCGATGAGAAGGGGACAGGGACCATTCCCGGGACAGCGGTCAAGGTCCGCCTCGTCTCGGCCGTCACCGGACGGTGGGAGCCCCTTTCGGGATGGTCTTACGAGACGGGCGGGCCCAAGCCCCTCTCCCGCCTCGTCCCGGCGGGCAGCGTCTACTTCTTCGAAATCCTGGAAGGCAACGGGGGGCAAATCGTCCCGCTCTGGCTTGAGCCGATCAGCGACGACGAGGAAGCCCGAAAGGACGGCTACGGACTGGCCCTCTGGGGCTTGTGCTGA
- the cmr4 gene encoding type III-B CRISPR module RAMP protein Cmr4, with amino-acid sequence MSATTTKSYWLHALSPLHVGAGRGLGHIDLPIVREKTTHWPYVPGSAVKGVLADHHGASDEASRKEEALKKLAFGLGGDNEAAAGALVFTDARLVCLPVQSFFGTFAWCASPLVLRNLKRDLEAAGMQTPPLPVDRGSDSPWAALSETSLLAPKGKIYLQDLDCDASADAAATEWARFLGKKLFADDEEWQKIFAERFAIISNDLFDYLCVLGTQVDARIRIDGEKGTVATGGLWYEESLPAETILAGLVWCDSNRIGQPEAEKLLQRFATDQALIQVGGKATVGRGRVGLSFADETR; translated from the coding sequence ATGAGCGCCACCACGACAAAAAGCTACTGGCTTCACGCCCTTTCGCCCCTCCACGTCGGAGCGGGGCGTGGCCTGGGACACATCGACCTGCCCATTGTCCGGGAAAAGACGACCCATTGGCCCTATGTCCCAGGAAGCGCCGTCAAAGGCGTCCTCGCTGATCACCATGGCGCCTCCGACGAAGCCTCGCGAAAAGAGGAGGCCCTGAAAAAACTGGCCTTCGGCCTCGGAGGCGACAATGAGGCCGCAGCGGGAGCCCTCGTCTTCACCGACGCCCGCCTCGTCTGCCTCCCCGTCCAGAGTTTTTTCGGAACCTTCGCCTGGTGCGCCTCGCCTCTGGTCCTGAGGAACCTGAAACGGGACCTCGAAGCGGCAGGGATGCAAACACCGCCCCTGCCGGTCGATAGGGGATCGGATTCCCCCTGGGCCGCCCTTTCCGAAACGAGCCTGCTTGCGCCGAAGGGAAAGATCTACCTCCAGGACCTCGATTGCGACGCTTCCGCCGACGCAGCGGCGACGGAATGGGCCCGGTTCCTGGGCAAAAAGCTCTTCGCCGACGACGAGGAATGGCAGAAAATCTTCGCCGAGCGTTTTGCCATCATCTCCAACGACCTCTTCGACTATCTCTGCGTCCTCGGCACCCAGGTCGACGCCCGCATCCGCATCGACGGCGAAAAGGGAACCGTCGCCACCGGAGGCCTCTGGTATGAGGAATCCCTGCCGGCCGAGACGATTCTGGCCGGCCTCGTCTGGTGCGACAGCAACCGCATCGGACAGCCGGAGGCCGAAAAACTGCTGCAGCGCTTCGCCACCGATCAGGCCCTGATCCAGGTCGGAGGCAAGGCCACTGTCGGCCGGGGACGGGTCGGCCTCTCCTTCGCCGACGAAACGAGGTGA
- a CDS encoding type III-B CRISPR module-associated protein Cmr5, protein MTERTLKTREQVFAQKAFAAVKRHRTEKKPDESEKEKENREKEEKKYCSLALSFPALIHGCGLAQALSFAMAKKRGDLADDLAATLGKPSGEALAEESRKAPLKDYLLLSREALEGAGWIKRYAATLLKAPEGGDEP, encoded by the coding sequence ATGACGGAGAGAACGCTCAAAACCCGAGAGCAGGTCTTCGCCCAAAAAGCCTTCGCCGCCGTAAAAAGACACCGCACGGAGAAAAAACCCGATGAATCCGAGAAGGAGAAAGAAAACAGAGAAAAAGAGGAGAAAAAATACTGCAGCCTCGCCCTCTCCTTCCCCGCCCTCATCCACGGCTGCGGACTGGCTCAGGCGCTGAGCTTCGCCATGGCGAAGAAAAGGGGAGACCTCGCCGACGACCTGGCCGCAACCCTGGGCAAACCTTCAGGCGAAGCCCTAGCAGAAGAAAGCCGAAAGGCCCCGCTGAAAGACTATCTGCTTCTTTCCCGGGAGGCCCTGGAAGGAGCGGGGTGGATCAAGCGCTACGCGGCGACACTCCTTAAAGCCCCCGAAGGAGGTGACGAGCCGTGA
- the cmr6 gene encoding type III-B CRISPR module RAMP protein Cmr6 — protein MTIAAIRESLESLPITGAGHPGLVLQRYLKTQKEAGGASTDWDCHFEAVISGCDRAKTLYDALFRRWLKAFGTEEEDIPVIAKSFETEGRLVCGLGIASPVETGLALHHTYGIPFIPGSALKGVAAHYCHSRWGRENPDFLEGGTAYETLFGTTDDRGHLRFHDALPKGKTVRLHRDIMTPHHGDYYGEKGTKAPTDFDSPVPVSFLSVTGTFVVVLTCDDPSDEGRRWLHLAMELVEESLATTGIGGKTRSGYGRMIAREAVTLPKPDLYAEGNVIVAERIEQGTARGGKKNKKAKERAEFLSLSEEKHLIIVRDLDSVKDIAIGDEVTLRITQNSLNQQNPYLEAEVE, from the coding sequence GTGACGATCGCAGCCATTCGTGAAAGCCTGGAAAGCCTGCCTATCACCGGTGCCGGGCACCCCGGACTCGTTCTCCAGCGCTATCTGAAGACCCAGAAAGAGGCCGGTGGAGCCAGCACCGACTGGGATTGCCACTTCGAAGCCGTCATCTCCGGCTGTGACCGCGCTAAAACCCTTTATGACGCCCTCTTCCGGCGCTGGCTCAAGGCCTTCGGGACAGAAGAAGAGGATATCCCCGTCATTGCCAAGAGCTTCGAGACAGAGGGGCGCCTCGTCTGCGGACTGGGCATCGCGAGCCCCGTCGAGACGGGTCTAGCCCTTCACCACACCTACGGCATCCCCTTCATTCCCGGAAGCGCCCTCAAAGGCGTGGCGGCCCACTACTGCCACAGCCGCTGGGGCAGGGAAAACCCCGACTTTCTCGAAGGCGGAACCGCCTACGAAACACTCTTCGGAACCACCGATGACCGGGGGCACCTCCGTTTCCACGACGCCCTGCCGAAAGGGAAAACCGTCCGACTCCATCGCGACATCATGACACCGCACCACGGCGACTATTACGGGGAGAAAGGGACGAAAGCGCCGACCGACTTCGATTCGCCCGTTCCCGTGAGCTTCCTTTCCGTGACGGGGACCTTCGTCGTCGTCCTGACCTGCGACGACCCCTCCGACGAAGGTCGCCGGTGGCTCCACCTGGCCATGGAGCTCGTCGAGGAGAGCCTGGCCACAACCGGCATCGGCGGCAAGACCCGCAGCGGCTACGGGCGCATGATCGCCAGGGAAGCCGTCACGCTCCCCAAGCCCGATCTCTACGCGGAAGGCAACGTCATCGTCGCCGAGCGAATCGAACAGGGGACGGCGCGAGGGGGCAAAAAGAACAAAAAGGCAAAAGAGAGGGCCGAATTTCTCTCTCTGAGTGAGGAAAAGCACCTCATCATCGTCCGAGACCTCGATTCCGTCAAAGACATCGCCATTGGTGACGAAGTGACACTCCGCATTACACAGAACAGCCTCAACCAGCAGAATCCCTACCTCGAAGCCGAGGTCGAGTAA
- a CDS encoding Synerg-CTERM sorting domain-containing protein, which yields MQKHRLFFLAFCAALLLSVAALGAAEITRIGGRWNFNGTGSINGISVTDTGIVEITTHVRPDNLEVATSFYVQGYLRNESGAEESYSYRYGDPNGSDGLLVNPEIGGGTHTYDGVTLTLTIVNEDKIRFSQVGRQSSTGYRYDMIYEATRDTGDDGSGGCSVGFAPSMLLLALPLLYLVHR from the coding sequence ATGCAAAAGCACCGCCTGTTTTTCCTCGCTTTCTGCGCAGCCCTGCTTCTTTCCGTCGCGGCCCTGGGAGCGGCCGAAATCACCCGCATCGGAGGACGCTGGAACTTCAACGGAACGGGGAGCATCAACGGCATCTCCGTGACCGACACCGGCATCGTCGAAATCACCACCCATGTGCGCCCCGACAACCTCGAAGTGGCCACATCCTTTTACGTCCAGGGGTATCTCCGCAACGAAAGCGGCGCCGAAGAATCCTACAGCTACCGCTACGGCGACCCCAACGGTAGCGACGGCCTGCTCGTCAACCCCGAAATCGGCGGCGGCACCCATACCTATGACGGCGTCACCCTGACCTTGACCATCGTCAACGAAGACAAGATCCGCTTCAGCCAGGTCGGACGCCAGTCCTCCACGGGGTACCGTTACGACATGATCTACGAGGCCACGCGCGATACCGGCGACGACGGCTCCGGCGGATGCTCCGTCGGATTCGCCCCCTCCATGCTCCTCCTCGCCCTGCCCCTCCTCTATCTCGTCCACCGCTAA
- the cas10 gene encoding type III-A CRISPR-associated protein Cas10/Csm1 gives MEKQLLRRLIDETAIGGLLHDVGKPVQRGGRERLNHMEQGGRWLEALGEPWASFAWAARFHHSHPNYALRLSDFDDPRHALSAAAIAEADSLSAAEREDLEGTGWDKDAPLRNVCDEIRLEGRPRQERRPTFFDLTDLDGTLPFPSPSAKRSLGADYAKITSALADLLADTKKAETSFLLRALERYTALIPSDTACGGGRYPDISLFDHLRTTAMLAVCLVVAVIADKPELLGERRPEKIAAALGRLYKEAAGENAPFLLVGGDLRGVQRFIYDISTARALRLLRTRSFYLEILQEHILSTLLDELDLPRTQVLYVGGGHFTLLLPNTAAVRSHLRTFDRGINEALLDEGSPALSLGWTRLTWRELKEGDVRQAYRRLSAEMELGKVRPLKGLLSRVIGADDTRGRKSCPICGGLTDRLVDDDGPCCPRCADFVRLGGRLARPESRYACPVEEGGDFHVLGRPYRLVKEGSDIPPGAPWAFVLREPRRLSRDEGGNVIALPWEIYSYDSRIETLLDEGCVGARRLAALRLDVDNLGRLFREGFPDTQEETRRYSLSRLATLSRLLSLFFREGIAQIASTPQTRLIGPHAGKRRLLVVYAGGDDLFVVGAWNEAAEFAIDTVRAFRAFTGDNADVTLSGGLVLIDDKTPVYQAARLAGEAEDHAKDHRFGERTKDSLTFFHVPLVPGKAGEDRAFNVREELPRLEAWIGGLAEQSRAGKGDRAFLRHLMTLRERQMEGDALWKIHGAYAAGRSNDTREKDLLGQLLQKSDELRMACTAAQWVDLALRRTGD, from the coding sequence TTGGAAAAGCAGCTCTTACGGCGACTGATCGACGAAACGGCCATAGGCGGCCTTCTCCACGACGTGGGCAAGCCGGTGCAACGGGGAGGAAGGGAGAGACTCAACCACATGGAGCAGGGCGGACGGTGGCTGGAGGCCCTGGGCGAGCCCTGGGCCTCCTTCGCCTGGGCCGCCCGCTTTCATCACAGCCATCCCAACTACGCCCTCAGGCTGAGCGACTTCGACGATCCCCGCCACGCCCTCTCGGCGGCGGCCATCGCCGAGGCCGACAGCCTCTCCGCCGCGGAGCGGGAGGATCTGGAAGGAACGGGATGGGACAAAGACGCGCCGTTGCGCAACGTCTGCGACGAAATCCGCCTCGAAGGAAGGCCCCGGCAGGAAAGGCGGCCGACCTTTTTCGATCTGACCGATCTGGACGGGACATTGCCCTTCCCCTCCCCCTCGGCGAAACGCTCCCTGGGAGCGGACTACGCGAAGATAACGTCGGCCCTGGCCGACCTCCTCGCCGACACGAAGAAAGCCGAAACGTCCTTCCTCCTGCGCGCCCTCGAACGCTACACGGCCCTCATTCCCTCCGACACGGCCTGCGGCGGCGGTCGGTACCCGGACATCTCCCTCTTCGATCACCTCCGCACGACGGCGATGCTGGCCGTCTGCCTCGTCGTTGCCGTCATCGCCGACAAGCCGGAGCTCCTCGGCGAAAGGCGTCCCGAAAAGATCGCCGCGGCCCTCGGCCGCCTCTACAAAGAGGCGGCAGGAGAGAACGCCCCCTTTCTCCTCGTCGGAGGCGACCTCCGCGGCGTCCAGCGCTTCATCTACGACATCTCCACCGCGCGGGCCCTGCGTCTTCTGCGGACGCGCTCCTTCTATCTGGAAATTCTCCAGGAACATATCCTTTCCACGCTTCTCGACGAGCTCGACCTCCCCCGAACGCAGGTCCTCTACGTCGGCGGCGGCCATTTCACGCTGCTCCTGCCCAACACCGCCGCCGTTCGGTCCCACCTGAGGACCTTCGATCGCGGCATCAACGAAGCCCTCCTCGATGAAGGCAGTCCCGCCCTCTCTCTCGGATGGACCCGCCTGACCTGGCGGGAGCTGAAAGAGGGCGACGTCCGCCAGGCCTACCGCCGCCTCTCTGCCGAGATGGAACTCGGCAAGGTCCGCCCTCTCAAAGGTCTCCTGAGCCGCGTCATCGGCGCGGACGACACGAGGGGACGAAAAAGCTGCCCCATCTGCGGCGGCCTGACCGACAGACTCGTCGACGACGACGGCCCCTGCTGTCCCCGCTGCGCCGACTTCGTCCGCCTCGGCGGCCGACTGGCCCGTCCCGAAAGCCGATACGCCTGCCCCGTGGAGGAAGGAGGCGATTTCCACGTCCTGGGACGACCCTATCGCCTCGTCAAAGAAGGTTCCGACATTCCGCCCGGAGCACCCTGGGCCTTCGTCCTCCGCGAGCCTCGGCGCCTGAGTCGGGACGAAGGAGGCAACGTCATCGCCCTGCCCTGGGAGATCTACAGCTACGACAGCCGCATCGAAACCCTCCTCGACGAAGGGTGCGTCGGCGCGCGGCGGCTGGCCGCCCTGCGTCTCGACGTGGACAACCTGGGACGTCTCTTCCGGGAGGGCTTCCCCGACACGCAGGAGGAGACCCGACGCTACAGCCTCTCCCGGCTGGCCACCCTCTCGCGTCTCCTGTCCCTCTTCTTCCGCGAGGGAATCGCCCAGATCGCCTCGACGCCTCAGACCCGCCTCATCGGACCCCACGCCGGGAAACGGCGCCTCCTCGTCGTCTACGCCGGAGGGGACGACCTCTTCGTCGTCGGCGCCTGGAACGAGGCGGCCGAGTTCGCCATCGACACGGTCCGGGCCTTCCGGGCCTTCACCGGCGACAACGCCGACGTGACCCTCTCGGGCGGGCTGGTCCTTATCGACGACAAGACGCCCGTCTATCAGGCGGCCCGACTGGCCGGAGAAGCCGAAGACCACGCCAAGGACCACCGTTTCGGCGAAAGGACCAAAGACAGCCTGACCTTCTTCCACGTCCCCCTCGTCCCCGGAAAGGCCGGAGAAGACCGGGCCTTCAACGTCAGGGAAGAGTTGCCCCGCCTGGAGGCGTGGATCGGCGGCCTGGCGGAACAGAGCCGCGCCGGAAAGGGGGACCGCGCCTTTCTCCGCCACCTGATGACCCTGCGGGAAAGGCAGATGGAAGGCGACGCGCTCTGGAAAATCCATGGCGCCTATGCCGCAGGACGGAGCAACGACACAAGGGAAAAGGACTTGCTGGGGCAACTTCTGCAGAAAAGCGACGAACTCCGCATGGCCTGCACGGCCGCCCAGTGGGTCGACCTGGCCCTTCGCCGCACCGGCGACTGA
- the csm2 gene encoding type III-A CRISPR-associated protein Csm2 yields the protein MSDVHNGNRSGNGRGTVPSRNRTPSANDTMEDHIQFIRRLEKLEQLGADRIILIGETFGQAAGHVLPTRKLRKIHGQIVLHVTRSRSGRTKPSEIRLIKYHLAYAEGRGSNRERPLLKPLSSLLGAAADKVTDMGDLDRLRQLSESLIAFHRYYGGGE from the coding sequence ATGTCCGACGTCCACAACGGCAACCGCTCAGGAAACGGAAGAGGAACCGTTCCGTCCCGCAACCGAACCCCGTCCGCCAACGACACCATGGAAGACCACATCCAGTTCATCAGGAGGCTCGAAAAGCTGGAGCAGCTCGGCGCCGATCGAATCATCCTCATCGGAGAGACCTTCGGTCAGGCGGCCGGTCACGTACTGCCCACCCGAAAGCTCCGCAAGATTCACGGCCAGATCGTCCTCCACGTCACCCGCAGCCGCTCGGGAAGGACGAAACCTTCCGAGATCCGGCTCATCAAATACCACCTGGCCTACGCCGAAGGCCGTGGGTCGAACCGGGAACGGCCGTTACTCAAACCGCTGAGCTCGCTCCTCGGCGCCGCCGCGGACAAGGTGACCGACATGGGCGACCTCGACCGTCTCCGTCAGCTTTCGGAATCGCTCATCGCCTTCCATCGCTATTACGGCGGCGGAGAATAG
- the csm3 gene encoding type III-A CRISPR-associated RAMP protein Csm3 has product MTQIRPLIGKAIIEGTILCRSGLHIGGSESALAIGGVDSAVIRDPLTNRPYIPGSSLKGKLRSLLERALSLPLNRSGGGVSRHECNDGACPVCRLFGAAVDPRAEKRRNIPSRLIVGDAFLNEASAAELEEIDGNLPYTEEKTENGLDRLTCAANPRQIERVPAGARFDFRILYTVENDEEAAEDLDHLEALLRLLEDDALGGGGSRGNGRVAISIEKVLYRSLATYLGSETERELDAASIGESLAETLAAKKEN; this is encoded by the coding sequence ATGACCCAGATCCGTCCTCTCATCGGCAAAGCCATCATCGAGGGAACCATCCTCTGCCGCTCGGGTCTCCACATCGGCGGCAGCGAATCGGCCCTGGCCATCGGAGGCGTCGATTCCGCCGTCATCCGCGACCCTCTGACCAACAGGCCCTACATCCCCGGGAGCTCCCTCAAGGGGAAGCTCCGCAGCCTCCTGGAGAGAGCCCTCTCTCTGCCCCTCAACCGCAGCGGAGGAGGCGTGAGCCGCCATGAATGCAACGACGGCGCCTGTCCCGTCTGCCGCCTCTTCGGCGCCGCCGTCGACCCTCGGGCCGAAAAACGGCGCAACATCCCCTCGCGCCTCATCGTCGGCGACGCCTTTCTCAACGAGGCCAGCGCCGCCGAGCTCGAGGAGATCGACGGCAACCTCCCCTACACGGAAGAAAAGACCGAAAACGGCCTCGATCGCCTCACCTGCGCCGCCAACCCCCGACAGATCGAGCGCGTTCCCGCCGGAGCCCGCTTCGACTTCCGAATCCTCTACACCGTCGAAAACGACGAAGAAGCCGCCGAAGACCTGGATCATCTGGAGGCCCTCCTCCGCCTTCTGGAAGACGACGCTCTCGGCGGCGGCGGCAGCCGCGGCAACGGCCGCGTCGCCATCTCCATCGAAAAGGTCCTCTACCGCAGCCTCGCGACCTATCTCGGCAGCGAAACCGAGAGGGAACTCGACGCGGCCTCGATCGGTGAAAGTCTGGCCGAAACTCTGGCCGCAAAAAAGGAGAACTGA
- the csm4 gene encoding type III-A CRISPR-associated RAMP protein Csm4: METRAFRLAFSGGLRAGVNSGDVNRMSDAVTASTLWGGLGCCAARLADDGQVARLLTECRLSSLLWIDGERPLFPAPHFVPPAGTDIKALRKHRWLEFDDLARLVVGEVPRKAPILPYAEEHLTSAAIDRSDERALPYARKRLRPAPGCDGLLIAQLPRDLEPLFQAALALLGDSGIGGERSHGWGLFSPSPVSLGDGVAEALDASGPCYLTLGALLPDVRETSLIESMAAPCGYALWRLRGHVETGDILKPTVTCLAHGSLLPFRPRGKTLVIGHAQGHPVFFNGAPPALALARPQERRPT; the protein is encoded by the coding sequence ATGGAGACCCGAGCCTTCCGCCTCGCCTTCTCCGGCGGACTCCGGGCCGGAGTCAACTCCGGCGACGTCAACCGCATGAGCGACGCCGTGACCGCCTCCACTCTCTGGGGCGGTCTCGGCTGCTGCGCCGCCCGCCTCGCCGACGACGGACAGGTCGCCCGCCTCCTCACCGAGTGCCGACTCTCCTCTCTCCTCTGGATCGACGGGGAGCGCCCCCTCTTTCCCGCTCCTCATTTCGTACCCCCTGCCGGAACGGATATCAAAGCGCTCAGGAAACACCGATGGCTCGAATTCGATGACCTCGCCCGCCTCGTCGTAGGGGAGGTTCCCCGAAAAGCCCCGATCCTCCCCTACGCGGAAGAACACCTCACCTCGGCCGCCATCGACCGATCGGACGAACGGGCCCTGCCCTACGCCAGGAAACGCCTCCGCCCCGCACCCGGCTGCGACGGGCTCCTGATCGCCCAACTTCCCCGAGATCTGGAGCCCCTCTTCCAGGCGGCCCTGGCCCTCCTCGGCGACAGCGGCATCGGCGGCGAACGAAGCCACGGCTGGGGACTCTTTTCCCCCAGCCCCGTCAGCCTCGGCGACGGCGTCGCCGAGGCCCTCGACGCGTCGGGCCCCTGCTACCTCACGCTGGGAGCCCTCCTTCCCGACGTAAGGGAAACGTCCCTCATCGAATCGATGGCGGCGCCCTGCGGCTACGCCCTGTGGCGCCTGCGAGGCCACGTGGAAACCGGCGACATTCTCAAGCCGACCGTCACCTGCCTCGCCCACGGATCGCTCCTCCCCTTCCGCCCCCGCGGAAAAACTCTCGTCATCGGCCACGCCCAGGGACACCCCGTCTTCTTCAACGGAGCGCCTCCCGCTCTGGCCCTGGCCCGACCTCAGGAAAGGAGACCGACATGA
- the csm5 gene encoding type III-A CRISPR-associated RAMP protein Csm5, with amino-acid sequence MKAFASPLKHYRCTVEALSPLHIGAAEPLPACRYALGDGKGAVLKAGHILRRLDDGCRPDRILEKPSDLSRVDDDAILYPLKLPPLSRRLNKEAHPFIRDAFGHPYLPGSSLKGMFRQALLVSAVCADEDFRRELACHETIGDTLDLMNRASPENIGAIRRKNWKRIDFMERAFRSLDHPAPQNDLLRGLRVGDAFPLDATPLSLQAIDVFTAKGDEMVPLSPGNPPIFRETLQTGQRFAFDLALDEAFLHGCENEVRRKGRRLTLRNGNDLLAALQDQSALVAALEKSFLRSHGLAELWRESYETDDGLWVVVRLGWGCGWLGHSLFPALRYGPEAEETPGSPRSRRLVVGEGGKPRDLLGWAKVKIDER; translated from the coding sequence ATGAAGGCCTTCGCCTCCCCCCTCAAACACTACCGCTGTACCGTCGAAGCCCTCTCCCCCCTTCACATCGGCGCCGCCGAGCCCCTCCCCGCCTGCCGCTACGCCCTCGGCGACGGAAAAGGCGCCGTCCTCAAGGCCGGCCACATCCTCCGGCGTCTTGATGACGGCTGCCGCCCCGATAGGATCCTGGAAAAACCGTCCGACCTGTCACGAGTCGACGACGACGCCATTCTCTACCCCCTGAAACTCCCGCCTCTTTCACGACGCCTCAACAAAGAGGCTCACCCCTTCATCCGTGACGCTTTCGGGCATCCCTACCTCCCCGGATCGAGCCTCAAGGGAATGTTCAGGCAGGCCCTTCTCGTCTCCGCCGTCTGCGCAGACGAGGATTTCCGCCGCGAACTGGCCTGTCACGAAACGATCGGTGACACCCTGGACCTCATGAACCGTGCCTCTCCCGAAAACATAGGAGCCATCCGCAGAAAAAACTGGAAACGGATCGACTTCATGGAGAGGGCTTTCCGCAGCCTCGACCACCCCGCCCCGCAGAACGACCTCTTGCGCGGCCTCCGCGTCGGCGACGCCTTTCCCCTCGACGCGACGCCTCTCTCCCTTCAAGCCATCGACGTCTTCACCGCCAAGGGAGACGAAATGGTCCCCCTCAGCCCCGGCAACCCACCCATCTTCCGGGAGACGCTCCAGACCGGCCAGCGTTTCGCCTTCGACCTCGCCCTCGACGAAGCCTTTCTCCACGGTTGCGAGAACGAAGTCCGAAGGAAGGGCCGGAGACTCACGCTGCGCAACGGTAACGACCTTCTTGCGGCCCTGCAGGATCAATCCGCCCTCGTCGCCGCCCTCGAGAAGAGCTTCCTCCGCTCTCACGGCCTGGCCGAGCTGTGGCGGGAATCCTACGAGACCGACGACGGTCTGTGGGTCGTCGTGCGTCTGGGCTGGGGCTGCGGCTGGCTGGGGCACTCCCTCTTTCCCGCTCTTCGCTACGGTCCCGAGGCGGAGGAGACACCGGGAAGCCCCCGATCGCGCCGCCTTGTCGTCGGCGAAGGGGGAAAGCCGCGCGATCTCCTTGGCTGGGCCAAAGTGAAAATCGACGAGAGGTGA
- the cas6 gene encoding CRISPR-associated endoribonuclease Cas6: MRIEVSLSIAPESRLSVNYQHYLTALVYGLISRGAPKFAAALHDGSPWRKESRPFKYFTFGQLYGGPGTTEFSDGGLTFHTDTVTWIFDAALPEISTLVADGLGETGKIRIGPMEASVRSVRSEAEPDFSGGRIKGVCLSPLVASLYDDRLGHRYLGPRDESFGEVLANNALRKWQALFGTPLPEPPLFTADEDYMRRHKRTSKLYRFKETEVIIGHLVPFTLEGSPRLLSLLYHGGLGSRNALGFGLIGEVRHEGSRNL; this comes from the coding sequence GTGAGAATTGAAGTCTCCCTCTCCATCGCGCCCGAAAGCCGTCTTTCCGTCAATTACCAGCACTACCTGACCGCCCTCGTCTATGGCCTCATCAGCCGGGGAGCCCCGAAATTCGCCGCCGCTCTCCACGACGGAAGTCCATGGCGGAAGGAGAGCCGTCCCTTCAAATACTTCACCTTCGGCCAGCTCTACGGAGGCCCGGGCACGACGGAATTCAGCGACGGCGGGCTCACCTTCCACACCGACACGGTGACGTGGATTTTCGACGCCGCCCTTCCCGAAATCAGCACCCTCGTCGCCGACGGGCTCGGCGAAACGGGGAAAATCCGCATCGGCCCCATGGAGGCCAGCGTCCGGTCCGTTCGAAGCGAGGCCGAACCCGATTTCAGCGGCGGCCGCATCAAAGGCGTCTGCCTCTCTCCTCTCGTGGCCAGCCTCTACGACGACCGGCTGGGACACCGTTACCTGGGACCCCGGGATGAATCCTTCGGCGAGGTTCTGGCCAACAACGCCCTCCGCAAATGGCAGGCTCTCTTCGGCACGCCGCTGCCCGAGCCTCCCCTCTTTACCGCCGACGAGGACTACATGAGGCGACACAAGAGGACGAGCAAGCTCTACCGGTTCAAGGAGACGGAAGTCATCATCGGCCATCTCGTCCCCTTCACCCTGGAGGGATCGCCCCGCCTGCTCTCGTTGCTCTACCACGGCGGACTCGGGAGTCGAAACGCCCTCGGCTTCGGCCTCATCGGAGAAGTGCGGCACGAAGGCTCTCGAAATTTGTAA